A window of the Aspergillus flavus chromosome 6, complete sequence genome harbors these coding sequences:
- a CDS encoding superoxide dismutase, which translates to MVKAVAVLRGDSKISGTVTFEQADANAPTTVSWNITGHDANAERAFHVHQFGDNTNGCTSAGPHFNPFGKEHGAPEDENRHVGDLGNFKTDAEGNAVGSKQDKLIKLIGAESVLGRTLVIHAGTDDLGRSEHPESKKTGNAGARPACGVIGIAA; encoded by the exons ATGGTCAAGGCTG TTGCTGTTCTCCGTGGAGACTCCAAAATCTCCGGCACCGTCACCTTCGAGCAGGCTGACGCCAACGCCCCTACCACTGTCTCCTGGAACATCACCGGCCACGACGCCAACGCTGAGCGTGCCTTCCATGTCCACCAGTTCGGTGACAACACCAACGGCTGCACCTCCGCTGGCCCTCACT TCAACCCCTTCGGCAAGGAGCACGGTGCTCCCGAGGATGAGAACCGCCACGTCGGTGACTTGGGCAACTTCAAGACCGATGCTGAGGGTAACGCCGTCGGCTCCAAGCAGGACAAGCTTATTAAGCTGATCGGTGCCGAGAGCGTACTTGGC CGTACTCTCGTCATCCACGCCGGTACTGACGACCTTGGCCGTAGTGAACACCCGGAGTCCAAGAAGACTGGCAATGCTGGTGCTCGCCCCGCTTGCG GTGTCATTGGCATTGCTGCTTAA
- a CDS encoding transcriptional coactivator (nuclease domain-containing protein 1) — MPLEARVKSVLSGDTVVLSHVSNPGQERTLSLAYVSAPRLRREGDESYAFQSREFLRELLVGKVVQFNVLYTIPTGAKRDYGTIKLPTFEVLLPDISVQEGWVRVREEAGKRADESEETAALLQRLRALEEHAQSEDKGVWAGAEKGRTETTYELSDGKALVEEYKNKPLEAIVERVLNGDRLVLRLLLTPQEHLQVVVAVAGVRAPAARRVNAEGKEQPAEPFGDDAHQFVESRLQQRKVQVSLLGVTPQGQLIATVLHPNGNIAKFLLEEGLARCHDLHAPLLGADMASFRRAEKAAKDARKGLFTGLVAKGPAGGAAEDYIVSRVLNADTLFLRNKAGQEKKISLSSVRQPKPSDPKQAPFAADAKEFVRKRLIGKHVKVTINGKKPATEGYEERDVATVIYGNTNIALALVEAGYASVIRHRQDDDDRSPDYDSLLIAEADAQKDGKGMWSPKPPKAKQYQDYSESVQKAKMEVSILQRQKRVPAIVDFVKSGSRFTVLVPRENAKLTLVLSGIRAPRSARNPNEQSEPFGQEAHDLANRRCMQRDVEIDVETIDKVGGFIGTLYVNKENFTKVLLEEGFATVHAYSAEQSGHATEYFAAEQKAKEARKGLWHDWDPSKDVEEEEEETTDTTGADEASQRRKDYRDVMVTYVDPTNGRLKIQQIGTGTSALTELMNAFRSFHLNKANDTPLPGPPKAGDFVAAKFTEDNEWYRAKVRRNDREKQQAEVLYIDFGNSEVLPWSRLRPLSQPQFSVQKLRAQAVEAALSMVQLPGSGDYLQDAADFLEEQLYNRELVANVDYVSPEGTLHVTLMDPTESKNLDHSINADLVREGLAMVPRKLKAWERSAAETLSHLRSQEEEAKQERRGMWEYGDLTED, encoded by the exons ATGCCTCTGGAAGCCCGCGTGAAATCTGTCCTGTCAGGCGACACCGTTGTGCTGTCGCATGTTTCCAACCCAGGACAGGAACGCACCCTGAGTTTGGCATATGTCTCAGCGCCCAGGTTGCGCAGGGAAGGCGATGAG TCCTATGCTTTCCAATCCCGTGAATTTCTTCGTGAGCTGCTCGTAGGAAAGGTCGTCCAATTCAACGTCTTATATACCATCCCTACTGGTGCCAAACGCGACTACGGTACAATCAAACTCCCCACTTTCGAAGTCTTGTTGCCCGACATTAGCGTCCAGGAAGGATGGGTCCGCGTCCGCGAGGAGGCCGGTAAACGCGCCGACGAGTCCGAAGAGACCGCTGCGTTGCTACAGCGTTTGCGCGCTTTGGAGGAACACGCTCAGTCCGAGGATAAAGGTGTCTGGGCCGGAGCGGAGAAAGGCCGCACGGAGACTACCTATGAACTTTCCGATGGCAAGGCCCTCGTCGAGGAATATAAAAACAAGCCCCTGGAGGCTATCGTCGAGAGAGTCTTGAATGGAGACAGGCTGGTCCTTCGCCTGCTTCTTACTCCCCAGGAGCACCTGCAGGTTGTGGTTGCAGTCGCCGGTGTCCGGGCGCCAGCTGCCCGCCGGGTGAACGCCGAGGGCAAGGAGCAACCTGCTGAGCCGTTTGGAGATGATGCACACCAGTTTGTCGAGTCCCGGTTGCAGCAGCGTAAGGTCCAAGTGTCCCTGCTGGGTGTCACGCCACAGGGTCAATTGATCGCAACTGTTCTCCATCCTAATGGTAACATCGCTAAGTTCCTTTTGGAAGAGGGCCTGGCCCGTTGCCACGATCTGCACGCTCCCCTCCTCGGTGCTGATATGGCTAGTTTCCGCCGTGCGGAGAAGGCCGCCAAGGATGCTCGGAAGGGTCTGTTTACTGGTCTTGTCGCAAAGGGTCCTGCTGGCGGGGCCGCCGAGGACTACATTGTTAGTCGTGTGCTGAATGCCGATACTCTGTTCCTTAGGAACAAGGCCggccaagaaaagaagatcagctTGAGCAGTGTTCGCCAGCCTAAGCCTTCTGACCCCAAGCAGGCACCCTTCGCTGCCGATGCTAAGGAGTTTGTCCGTAAGAGGCTCATCGGAAAGCATGTCAAGGTTACCATCAACGGCAAGAAGCCTGCTACCGAGGGATACGAAGAAAGGGACGTTGCCACGGTCATCTACGGAAATACCAACATTGCTCTGGCTCTTGTCGAGGCCGGCTACGCTTCTGTGATCCGCCACCgtcaggatgatgacgaccgCTCCCCCGACTATGATTCTTTGCTGATCGCTGAGGCTGATGCTCAGAAGGACGGTAAGGGAATGTGGTCCCCAAAGCCACCCAAGGCGAAGCAGTACCAGGACTACTCTGAGAGCgtccagaaggccaagatgGAAGTTTCCATCCTCCAGCGGCAAAAGCGCGTGCCGGCTATCGTGGACTTTGTCAAGTCGGGCTCTCGCTTCACAGTTCTTGTGCCTCGTGAGAACGCCAAGCTGACCCTCGTCCTGTCGGGTATTCGTGCGCCTCGATCGGCCCGTAACCCCAACGAACAGTCCGAACCATTCGGACAGGAAGCACATGACCTAGCAAACAGGCGTTGCATGCAGCGTGATGTTGAAATCGACGTCGAGACAATCGACAAGGTTGGTGGTTTCATCGGCACCCTTTACGTTAACAAGGAGAACTTTACCAAGGTCCTTCTCGAGGAAGGTTTTGCTACTGTTCATGCCTATTCTGCGGAGCAGTCCGGACATGCCACCGAATACTTCGCAGCGGaacagaaggccaaggaagctCGTAAGGGGCTCTGGCATGACTGGGATCCTAGCAAGGAtgttgaggaggaagaagaggagaccACTGATACCACCGGCGCTGATGAGGCTTCCCAGCGCCGCAAGGATTACCGTGACGTGATGGTCACCTACGTTGACCCCACCAACGGCCGCCTGAAGATCCAGCAGATTGGCACTGGCACCTCTGCGCTCACAGAATTGATGAATGCATTCCGCTCATTCCATCTGAACAAGGCTAACGACACACCATTGCCTGGCCCTCCTAAGGCCGGTGATTTCGTTGCCGCCAAGTTCACGGAGGACAATGAATGGTATCGCGCCAAGGTGCGTCGCAATGACCGTGAGAAACAGCAGGCCGAGGTTCTCTACATCGACTTCGGTAATTCCGAGGTTCTTCCCTGGTCTCGTCTCAGGCCCTTGAGCCAGCCTCAGTTCTCCGTGCAGAAACTCCGTGCTCAGGCTGTGGAAGCTGCTCTCTCCATGGTTCAGCTCCCTGGCTCGGGTGACTATCTGCAGGATGCTGCGGACTTCCTGGAAGAGCAGCTCTACAACCGGGAGCTTGTCGCCAACGTTGACTACGTTTCTCCCGAGGGAACTCTGCACGTTACGCTGATGGATCCCACGGAGTCTAAGAACCTGGACCACAGCATCAATGCTGACCTCGTCCGGGAGGGTCTTGCCATGGTGCCCAGAAAGCTGAAGGCTTGGGAACGTTCTGCCGCGGAGACACTGTCACACCTGCGTAgccaggaggaagaggcaaaGCAGGAGAGACGCGGTATGTGGGAATACGGTGACCTCACCGAGGACTAA
- a CDS encoding phosphatidylinositol transfer protein (phosphatidylinositol transporter, putative) — protein MPLWGSKSSQESDNAALESDPKNDPVASASQAAGTEWLAGHLNHLTEDQEKKLQEFKKLSEENGYYKSASDSGEASHDDATMLRFLRARKFDVNGAWGQFKDTEDWRKENAIESLYENIDVESYDAARRMYPQWTGRRDRRGIPVYVFEIRHLNSKNMAAYNSTMTDPSATAETHKSSTVPQRLLRLFALYENLLRFVMPLCSQLSRPHPDTPIVSSNNIVDVSGVGLKQFWNLKGHMQDASVLATAHYPETLDRIFIIGAPSFFPTVWGWIKRWFDPVTTSKIFILSSAEVLPTLSSFMDPTTIPKQYGGQLDWQWGDMPNLDDEARKLVGGLETPPAEGETKPNFIKGPVLFKGDHVEILGKVNGESRKRSVPVPASPAAESTTPAPEQQKSDDALAAEVNEKLDLNGATEKTGNGDVAA, from the exons ATGCCTTTGTGGGGGTCCAAATCCAGCCAGGAGAGCGACAACGCCGCGCTAGAAAGCGATCCCAAGAACGACCCCGTTGCGTCGGCGTCTCAGGCTGCGGGGACGGAATGGCTGGCCGGACATTTGAACCATCTCACTGAGGatcaggagaagaagttgcaGGAGTTTAAGAAACTATCTGAAGAAAATGGATATTACAAATCCGCGAGTGACAGTGGGGAGGCGAGCCATGACGATGCGACAATGCT GCGGTTTCTGCGTGCCCGCAAATTCGACGTGAATGGCGCCTGGGGTCAGTTCAAGGATACCGAGGATTGGCGCAAGGAAAATGCCATCGAGTCTCTGTATGAGAATATCGATGTGGAGTCTTATGACGCCGCGAGGAGGATG TACCCTCAATGGACAGGTCGCCGGGACCGCCGTGGTATCCCCGTTTACGTGTTCGAGATCAGGCACCTGAACAGCAAGAACATGGCCGCTTATAACTCCACCATGACCGACCCCTCTGCGACGGCGGAAACACACAAGTCCTCCACAGTGCCACAGCGTCTTTTGCGTCTCTTCGCCCTCTACGAGAACCTCCTCCGTTTTGTCATGCCCTTGTGCTCACAATTGTCTCGCCCGCATCCCGACACGCCCATTGTCAGTTCGAACAACATTGTTGATGTCAGTGGTGTTGGTTTGAAGCAGTTCTGGAACTTGAAGGGTCACATGCAGGACGCGAGCGTTCTGGCTACGGCGCATTACCCCGAGACCCTGGACCGCATTTTT ATCATCGGTgctccttccttcttcccaaCCGTCTGGGGCTGGATCAAGCGCTGGTTTGACCCCGTCACTACCTCCAAGATCTTTATCCTCTCCTCCGCAGAGGTCCTGCCTACCCTGAGCTCTTTCATGGACCCGACCACTATCCCTAAGCAGTACGGTGGCCAGCTAGACTGGCAATGGGGCGACATGCCCAACCTCGACGACGAGGCCCGGAAACTTGTCGGTGGGCTGGAGACCCCTCCCGCCGAAGGAGAGACCAAGCCCAATTTCATCAAGGGGCCTGTGTTGTTCAAGGGTGATCATGTCGAGATTCTGGGTAAAGTGAACGGCGAGAGCCGAAAGCGCAGCGTTCCCGTGCCGGCATCCCCAGCGGCCGAGTCCACCACCCCAGCCCCAGAGCAGCAGAAGTCGGACGATGCTCTCGCCGCCGAGGTCAACGAGAAGCTCGACCTGAATGGCGCCACCGAAAAGACCGGCAACGGAGATGTCGCTGCCTAG
- a CDS encoding H+/oligopeptide symporter, giving the protein MSTPEPVSDASERTPLLSPSSDETADDGVISPPTDSLRRVADSLPLSVWLVATIEMCERFAFFGTMGPMQNYIQNPRDDPLRPGGIGLGQAYATMVNQGFLLWCYITPVLGAVVAEQYFGRVKTIIYSSTIYICGLTMLFMSSLPIAQDLGVSLAGLLSALFFIGIGAGGIKANVSSLIAEQYAGPNEAKRVLNSGEEVIVDRALTIERIFSTFYLFISIGSFGPLLTTTIEQKHGFSAAFALPILVFLLGFIVILSSKNQYITRPPESSIVFNACHAFWIALKHKGNLDYARPSYLAEAASASGSRSELEPESNLPWPDTFIDDLKTALSSCKIFLLYPIYWAAYTQFVTNFVSQAATMKTHGIPNDIMPNIDTFSVLLLLPLIDRVIFPFLRRHGLPVRHIDRITLGFILIGTSMLYATFVQRAIYASPPCYNHPRAPDCLGGKVPNQISIFVQAPAYILVAGSEILASVAGIEYAYTKAPMSMKSLVMAGYLSATSVGALLAMTVSPLTVDPLLPWLYVTLGLENFLAGGVLWFVFV; this is encoded by the exons ATGTCAACTCCAGAGCCTGTGTCCGATGCGAGCGAACGCacccctctcctctcccccAGCTCAGATGAGACGGCGGATGATGGTGTCATTTCGCCGCCTACTGATAGTCTGAGAAGAGTCGCAGATTCACTTCCACTCTCGGTTTGGCTCGTTGCGACTATCGAGATGTGTGAAAgatttgctttctttgggACTATGGGGCCTATGCAGAATTACATCCAGAATCCTAGGGATGACCCGCTGCGTCCTGGTGGGATTG GCCTGGGACAAGCGTATGCCACGATGGTGAACCAGGGCTTCTTGCTGTGGTGTTACATAACCCCAGTATTGGGCGCAGTTGTTGCGGAACAGTATTTTGGGAGAGTAAAGACTATTATCTATTCTTCAACGATTTACATCTGTGGCTTGACGATGCTCTTCATGTCCTCGTTGCCAATTGCACAGGATCTAGGCGTGTCATTAGCTGGACTACTTTCAGCCCTGTTCTTTATTGGCATCGGTGCCGGCGGCATTAAGGCGAATGTCAGTTCGTTGATCGCAGAGCAATACGCCGGGCCCAACGAAGCCAAACGCGTCTTAAACTCTGGAGAAGAGGTTATCGTGGACAGGGCTCTAACAATCGAAAG GATATTCTCAACCTTCTACCTATTCATCAGCATAGGCTCCTTCGGCCCCTTACTCACAACAACAATCGAACAAAAACACGGCTTCAGCGCCGCATTTGCTCTCCCAATCCTagtcttcctcctcggcttcatcgtcatcctaTCCAGCAAAAACCAATACATCACCCGACCCCCAGAAAGctccatcgtcttcaacgcCTGCCACGCATTCTGGATCGCACTCAAACACAAAGGAAACCTCGACTACGCAAGACCCAGCTACCTCGCAGAAGCAGCATCAGCGTCAGGGTCAAGGTCAGAGTTAGAACCCGAATCCAACCTCCCCTGGCCTGACACCTTCATCGACGACCTCAAAACCGCTCTATCTTCCTGCaaaatcttcctcctctaccCAATCTACTGGGCCGCCTACACCCAATTCGTAACCAACTTCGTCTCCCAAGCCGCAACGATGAAAACCCACGGTATCCCCAACGACATCATGCCCAACATCGACACCTTCAgcgtcctcctcctcctcccactcATCGACAGGGTCATCTTCCCCTTTCTACGAAGACACGGCCTCCCAGTCCGCCACATAGACAGAATCACCCTCGGCTTCATCCTAATCGGCACATCCATGCTCTACGCCACCTTCGTACAAAGAGCCATCTACGCCTCTCCACCTTGCTACAACCACCCCCGAGCCCCCGATTGTCTAGGCGGGAAAGTCCCGAACCAGATTTCCATTTTCGTCCAAGCCCCAGCGTATATACTCGTTGCCGGGTCGGAGATTCTGGCCTCTGTGGCGGGGATCGAGTATGCTTATACGAAGGCGCCGATGTCTATGAAGTCGTTGGTTATGGCGGGTTATCTTTCGGCTACTTCGGTGGGCGCGTTGTTGGCTATGACGGTTTCGCCGTTGACGGTGGATCCGTTGTTGCCGTGGTTGTATGTTACTCTTGGGTTGGAGAATTTTTTGGCGGGGGGTGTGCtttggtttgtttttgtGTGA
- a CDS encoding histidine phosphatase superfamily: MSPIVHCVRHAQGVHNHSHANHHLSDPELTPLGEEQARALGARFLALDNIQLILSSPQRRAIQTALLAFSSHVGDGSLQVAAWPEVQEASDLISDAGRDLPDIQAEFEKLPVDFALVEPGFHIKQGKWAPVASRLLERAQLARQWLSQRPEKEIVVVSAVFCIFLRMTG, encoded by the exons ATGTCGCCAATAGTGCACTGTGTGCGCCACGCGCAAGGCGTCCACAATCACAGCCATGCAAATCACCATTTGTCCGACCCGGAACTGACGCCCCTgggagaagagcaagcccGCGCCTTAGGTGCTAGGTTCCTTGCATTGGATAACATTCAACTGATTTTGTCATCGCCACAGCGACGCGCGATTCAGACCGCGCTGTTGGCGTTCTCCTCCCACGTGGGGGACGGCAGCCTGCAGGTCGCCGCCTGGCCAGAGGTGCAGGAAGCAAGTGATCTCATCTCTGACGCTGGTAGGGATCTGCCTGACATTCAGGCCGAGTTTGAGAAGCTGCCGGTAGATTTTGCTCTGGTAGAGCCTGGCTTTCACATCAAG CAAGGCAAATGGGCTCCAGTCGCGAGCAGGCTTTTAGAGAGAGCTCAACTGGCACGGCAGTGGCTGAGCCAACGAcctgagaaggagatcgtcGTGGTTTCGGCTGTTTTCTGCATTTTCTTACGGATGACTGGGTGA
- a CDS encoding dimethylallyl tryptophan synthase (unnamed protein product), which yields MSQPYHTLTKSLTFPNLDQYQWWQQAGPTLSKLLSTANYPIDQQYQYLLLLGLHIIPMLGPYPSSQRPGLYKSPIGGIGTLELSQNFTKDKNTVRMGFEPVHYMATTGQDQCNQLIMNEALTTFKRLGATIDLSLYHSLVSGLTLSDTELAILREKDELKKHPTKSQHVLGIDMKGGDVLVKVYIYPQLKALAQQVPVSEMIFSALGKVDNGKLGESGCLSVMKEFIADESVNPARTPVTFLACDLLEPSQARFKVYIAEFQFDLDTLSRNWTLGGRLNDPETLKGLELLQELWTAFNLPQGLREPPKPGDSPVRLPFLYNFEMQSGRKFPKSKVYFPLADVNDRDIANVLTAFFEKHGCAELAKSYTENLLQYFPGVDLAESVALHAWLSFSYSEKTGPYMTVYYQWPDSFNQCHLTAASS from the exons ATGTCTCAACCATACCACACCCTAACTAAATCACTCACGTTTCCCAATCTAGACCAGTACCAATGGTGGCAGCAAGCCGGCCCAACTTTGTCCAAACTACTCTCCACAGCTAATTACCCTATCGACCAGCAATATCAATACCTCCTCTTGCTGGGCCTACACATCATCCCCATGCTAGGCCCGTACCCTTCCTCCCAGCGACCAGGTCTCTACAAGAGCCCTATAGGAGGAATCGGCACGCTCGAACTCAGCCAAAACTTCACCAAGGACAAGAACACAGTCCGGATGGGGTTCGAGCCGGTGCACTACATGGCAACAACTGGACAAGACCAGTGTAACCAACTCATCATGAACGAGGCATTAACAACGTTCAAGCGACTTGGCGCTACCATCGACTTATCGCTCTACCATTCCCTGGTCTCTGGGCTCACACTCTCCGATACGGAGCTGGCTATTCTCCGAGAGAAAGACGAGCTCAAGAAACACCCGACGAAATCCCAGCATGTATTGGGAATTGACATGAAGGGAGGAGACGTGTTGGTTAAGGTTTACATTTATCCGCAGCTCAAGGCTCTTGCACAGCAAGTACCCGTGTCGGAGATGATATTCTCCGCCTTGGGCAAGGTCGATAATGGTAAGTTGGGCGAGAGCGGATGTCTTTCCGTCATGAAGGAGTTCATTGCAGATGAGAGTGTGAACCCGGCAAGGACACCCGTAACCTTTTTAGCCTGTGATCTCCTGGAGCCCAGTCAGGCTCGGTTTAAGGTCTACATCGCCGAGTTCCAATTCGACTTAGACACGCTCTCCAGAAACTGGACCCTTGGCGGGAGGTTGAACGATCCAGAGACCCTGAAGGGACTGGAATTGCTCCAGGAACTCTGGACGGCATTCAATCTTCCACAGGGTCTCAGGGAGCCCCCTAAACCGGGTGACTCGCCCGTTCGGCTGCCGTTCCTGTACAACTTCGAGATGCAGTCGGGGAGGAAGTTCCCCAAGTCGAAGGTTTACTTTCCCCTGGCTGATGTGAATGATCGCGACATTGCGAATGTGTTGACTGCGTTCTTTGAGAAGCATGGATGTGCTGAATTGGCGAAGTCTTATACGGAGAACCTGTTGCAATACTT CCCTGGTGTTGATCTTGCGGAGAGCGTTGCGTTGCACGCGTGGTTGTCCTTTTCGTACTCGGAGAAAACGGGTCCGTATATGACGGTTTATTATCAGTGGCCGGATAGCTTCAATCAGTGTCATTTGACTGCAGCCAGCTCCTGA
- a CDS encoding Pfs domain protein — protein sequence MAFAHCDYTVAWICALPLEMAAAKVMLDSVHPPLSQPKSDPNGYTLGTIHGHNVVVACLPSGVYGTTSAAIILAHMLSTFPSLQFGLMVGIGGGVPSETDIRLGDVVVSMPNATSGGVIQYDYGKTLRDGRFQRTGSLNKPPQYLLTAISQMRSNHMIGERPVLKVLSNIFHKHQDMKEKFSRPDKDWLFQSRYDHQGNNNPDCSTCDQTQLVTRVPRETEEPCIHYGLIASGNQVMKNANIRDAIAQEEGILCFEMEAAGLMDQLPCLVIRGICDYCDSHKHKQWQGYAAIVAAAYTRNMLEVIRDTRTTCDINNPRAMNNNTRMISKQLFWDAYLLPILKKYNAEMEVICDRPHCFVEIKWPGLNWSWKCDWSIGKKAGRTYDWRPWNNNSW from the exons ATGGCCTTCGCGCACTGTGACTACACAGTTGCATGGATCTGCGCCTTGCCGCTGGAAATGGCGGCCGCAAAGGTCATGCTAGATAGCGTCCACCCTCCTCTCTCACAGCCAAAGTCCGACCCCAACGGCTACACTCTCGGTACTATTCACGGCCACAATGTGGTGGTAGCCTGCTTGCCGTCTGGGGTCTATGGAACCACATCTGCCGCGATTATACTTGCCCATATGCTGTCCACATTTCCCTCTCTTCAATTTGGGTTAATGGTAGGTATTGGAGGTGGTGTACCTAGTGAAACTGATATTCGGCTTGGTGATGTGGTTGTCAGCATGCCAAATGCAACATCGGGAGGTGTAATCCAGTATGACTATGGCAAAACACTTCGTGATGGACGCTTTCAGCGCACTGGGTCACTGAACAAGCCTCCACAATATCTATTAACTGCGATATCTCAAATGCGCAGTAACCACATGATCGGGGAAAGACCTGTTCTGAAAGTcctatctaatatttttcATAAACATCAAGACATGAAAGAAAAGTTCTCACGCCCAGATAAAGACTGGTTGTTCCAGTCACGATATGATCACCAGGGTAATAATAACCCTGACTGCTCAACTTGTGACCAGACCCAGTTGGTGACTCGTGTACCGCGAGAAACTGAGGAGCCATGTATTCATTATGGCCTGATTGCTTCCGGAAATCAAGTTATGAAGAATGCCAACATACGAGACGCTATTGCTCAGGAGGAGGGCATTCTATGCTTTGAAATGGAAGCTGCGGGGCTCATGGACCAGCTTCCATGCCTGGTTATTCGAGGGATCTGTGACTATTGTGACTCTCACAAGCACAAACAATGGCAAGGATACGCGGCTATTGTTGCTGCGGCTTATACAAGGAATATGCTAGAAGTTATCAGAGATACGAGGACTACATGCGATATCAACAATCCGAGGGCCATGAACAACAATACCCGAATGATCTCTAAGCAATTATTCTGGGATGCATATCTGCTGCCTATTCTCAAGAAATACAATGCCGAAATGGAAGTGATATGTGACCGTCCACATTGCTTTGTGGAGATTAAGTGGCCAGGTCTCAACTGGTCGTGGAAATGTGATTGGAG CATTGGGAAGAAGGCAGGTAGAACATACGACTGGAGACCGTGGAATAATAATTCATGGTGA